In Leptospira saintgironsiae, the DNA window TTCGCATTCGCTCAAAGAGCTTTAGTAAGGGCAAAAATTTCCTCCAAGGCAGAAGTGGTGGTCACCAAATTTCGCCCTGATAATGGAAAAATTGAATCTGTCCAAAAAGTTGGGAATGAATACAAGTTTAAGGTATTTTATTTCGAGCCGGAAGATAGGGTAGAAAGTGGATACGAAAGTTTCGTATATGAAGCTCCTGAAAACGGAACCTATTCTTTAATCGTAAAAGATCAAAACGACGAAACCAAACAAATTGAAATCAGCGCTCCCACAACCTACCAAGAGGGAGAAAAAATCCAGACTGTCTTTTACAGAACAGGAGACGTGACACTGGTTCTTTTGGACGATAAAGGTTCGAAAGTAAAATCCAAAGACTACGAGAACGAATTTTGAAAATCTCTGCTTCTATCCTAGCCACCCAACTTACAGCACTTGCAAATACAGTTCCTAATTTTAAAAAAGAAGGAATCGACTTAGTCCATATGGACGTGATGGACGGAAATTTTGTGCCTCAGATCAGCTTCGGAGAAGCGGTCAATAAAGAGATCAAAGCAATGACTCAGATCCCACTGGACGTTCACCTAATGGTGGAGAAGCCAGAAAATCATGTCCCGAAATACTATGAGCTGAATCCTTACTGCATTACTTTCCATGCGGAAACTACTCGTTTCCCAATTCGTTTAGCTCAGGAAATAAAGAAGAATGGACCGAAAGTGGGAGTTTCTTTAAACCCCGGGACTCCAGTTTCTGCATTGGAAACACTTCTACCTTATATTGATCTAGTACTCATAATGACTGTTGAGCCTGGATTCTACGGACAGAAATTCGTGGATGGGGGAATGGACAAGATCAGAAAGGTCAAGTCACTCATCTCTAATTATCCGATCGAGCTGGAAGTAGATGGGGGAGTCAATGATACGAATATCAAAGAACTCTCTCAAGCTGGTGTGGATATCTGCGTGGTGGGTGCCGGTTTATTCAAATCGGGAGACCCGAGCGAGAATGGTATCCGCTTAAAAGGCCTAGCAAAGTAAGTCTTTTATTAAATATTGACAGCCGGGCTTTCCGGGAAATTATGGCGTATTAGGCAAACCCATGCGGTGAGCCATCCTTATTTATTCGAAGGAATTTTACTTTGGTTAAGATCAGACTACAAAGAACCGGAGCCAAAAACAACCCTCACTACCGGGTCGTGGCTGCAGATGCCCGTTCCCCTAGAGACGGTAAATTTATCGATATTCTTGGACACTATCACCCGGCAGAGGTGAAAAGCCAAACAGTCCTGGATAAAGAGAAAATTATAGGCTGGCTCAGCAAAGGTGCTCAACCTACCGGAACCGTTCTGAACCTCATTAAACACGAGGGGATCTGGGCGGAATATAAACAATCTCTGAAGAAGTAATGGAAGAGCTGATCCGCTATATCGTTACTTCTCTAGTAGATCATCCTGAGGAGATTTCCGTAAAGGAAATCGAGGGCGACGAACAAACCGTCCTAGAACTCCGGGTTTCCCCGAAGGATGTGGGGAAAGTGATCGGCAAGAATGGTAGGATCGCAAAGTCTTTAAGAGCGATCTTAACCGCAGCCTGCATCAAAGCCGGAAAAAATTTCTCCTTAGAAATTATTGACTGAGACTCGAATCCTAACCGGACATTTAGGAAAACCCTTCGGACTGAAGGGTTTTGTCCGACTGGTTGCAGAGGACAGTTCCGTCCCGGAACTCAAATTTCCCCTCCAAGCTATATTAGAATTTCCATCTAGGGAACCTGTTCCCATCAAGATCCTCAAATCTTCTATACAATCAGGAAAGATACTTTTACAATTAGAAGGTATCAATTCTCCAGAAGAAGCTTCCTCCTTAACAGGCGGAAAACTGTATATCGATCGATCTCATTTTCCCAAATCCAAAAACGAAGAATATTATCTATTCGAGTTAAAAGGCCTAAAAGCTATCTCTGAAGATGGAAAAGAACTTGGTTGGGAATTGGTCGACATCCTAGAAAATCCGGCACATTCTATTCTAGTCTTTCAAACAGAAGATTCCGAGGTTTTAGTTCCATACGTGGAAAAGCATGTAGGAAAAGTGATCTTAGAAGAAGGTAAGATCGTTGTCATAAGTCCTGAGGATTGGAATGAAATTTAATTTTATTACCTTATTCCCCACAAAAGTCCAGGCTTACTTTTCAGAAGGACTACAGGAGAAGGCGATCCAAAAGGGAGTATTCTCCGTTAATATTGTACATCTTAGAGACTTCTCCAATAATAAACATCTAAAGGTAGACGACACTCCTTACGGCGGTGGTCCAGGAATGCTTTTAAAAGTAGAACCTATAGACCTTGCATTAAAGTCATTAGGAGAAGATAGAGGACTCGTAATTCTTACTACACCTTCTGGAATTCCATTCGATCAGAACGTTGCAGAGAAACTTTCTAAGCTCGAAAAACCAATCACTCTTATATCAGGATATTATGAAGGAGTGGATCACAGGGTAACAGAGCATCTTGTTGACATAGAACTGTCCCTTGGAAATTATGTAATTTCAGCCGGAGATTTGGCTAGCCTCTGTATTACAGATGCTGTGTCTAGGCTTTTGCCCGGCTTTTTAGGCGACCGAGAGAGCCTGGAAGAAGAATCTCATAACGAAAGGGATATTTTAGAATATCCACAATATACGAAACCTTCCGATTACAATGGCTGGAAGGTTCCTGAAATTCTCTTGGGCGGAAACCACGCGGCGATCGAATCTTGGCGCAATGCCAATCGAAAGAAAGTCGACCCTGATATTACGAGGAATTTATGAAAGAACTTTTAAAAGGCGGACTTCCTACAGAAGCAAATCGTACCCTGAACTTTAATGTTGGGGACACTGTAAAGGTCCATTATAAAATCCAAGAATCCGGCAAGGAAAGGGTCCAGGTTTACGAGGGAGTTGTAATCTCCATCTCCAATGGCGGAAACGGAAAATCTTTCACTGTTCGTAGGATCTCTTACGATGTAGGTGTTGAGAGAGTATTCCCACTTTATTCTCCTCGTATCGCTAAAATTGAACTAGTTCGTAAAGGTAAGGTTCGTCGTTCTAAACTATTCTTCTTAAGAGAACGTTCCGGAAAATCTGCTCGTATTCGCGAGTTGAAAGGCGGAAAAATCTTAGTGGCAGAAGATAGAAAACGCCAAACTGCAGAAGAAGCAAAAGCTGCTGCTGCAACTGCGGAAACTACTCCAGCAGAATAAGAATCTTTAATAGTGTTGCGGCGGAATTCTCTGCCGCAGCTTCTCTCTTTCTCCTTTTTACCCCCTTCCTTAAAACTAAAACCCATGCTTCTCGCAAATTTTGAACCGGAAGAATTGAAATTTTTTTCTGATCATCTTCCTTGCGGGATAGACGAAGCCGGAAGAGGACCGTATGCAGGTCCACTATCCGTAGGAATGGTTTCTTTTTCTCCAGAGGTTTTAGAAAAAATCTATGCTGGTCAGATCTTAAAAGGACTGAACGATTCCAAAAAACTCTCTGAATCCAAACGTGAATCTTTGTTTCAAGAAATACAGGAAACCGCCCACAGAGTCGCCCACGCATTCTTATCTCATACCTATATAGATCGTTACGGGATCAACAGGGCAGTATTAGAAGGTATACTGAAATGTTATAGAAAGGCCTCTCAAGCTCCGATAGAAAGTAACGGAAGAAAACTTCTGCTCTTAATCGACGGAAACTATAATTTTTCCAAATACAAGGAATCGGAAGAGGTAAAACGCCAGTCTTACTATTATAAAAAAGGAGATTCTAGGATCGCAAGTATCGCGGCCGCATCCATTATCGCAAAAGTAAAACGAGATCGTTTTATGAAAGCGATTGCTCCCAAGTTTCCAGGCTATGGATTCGAAGGACATAAAGGATACGGAAGTGCGGGACATGAAGAAGCAATCCGGAATCTGGGACTAGCAAGAATCCACAGAAGGTCTTTCACTAAAAAATTCCATGCTTCCGATTCCTCCACCCAATCCGATTGATAAAAACCAAAATCCTCAGGTCCGAAAGACGGATAGAGTCCCAGAATCTCATCAAATCTCATTTTTAGTCGGCTCTTCTACCAAACTCCAAAATCCAGAATTATTCGAAGGCGAATCCAAAGAGGCTCCATTTTTCAGGGTTTGGGTCAAAGAAGGTACCAAGGACGGAAAGGCAATACTTCTCTGGAAAGGAGAAACATTAGAAGCCGAAACTAAAACAAGTCTTCTCACAGGAGAACAATTACTTTTATCCCGGACTTTAAGTGGTAATAGTTCAGAATGGAAAATACAGGAAAGGAAACTAACGTTAGAAGAGGACGATTCTAAAATATTTTCTCCCTTGGAAAAAGGACTCACTGGAGTTTTGGAGAAGGTACTACATAAAGAAGAAGGTCCTATTACCGAAGATAGTATCTTGGCCTTCCTCAAAAGCTATTTTCCTCATTTTGAATGGAAATCGGAGACTCCCTATTTCGAGTGGGAATGGGAAGACGGAAATGCGGAAGCATATTTGGGTGGAACCGATCCGGGTCGTATATTTGTGCTCTTTATGGAGACCAAAGAAGACGGCCCAAGTTTGTACAGGTTCCACTGGAAAAAAGAAGATGCATCGGACCTGATTCTAACTGCTATTTATACTAGTTCTAAATTGTACTTGCATATAGGTCGGAATCGTAAAAAATTCATGCAGTTCTTGGAAGAATCGGGAGTTAGATTCCAGGAACTCAGGATACAATATAAGCCCTCTTTACAGAGAAGGGAATGGACTGCGTGAAATTCGGAATCGCCCTAAAATTTACACCGAACGAAAATAAAGGCCCCAAAATCCTAGCCAAGGGAGAAGGCCTATTAGGTGAAAAGATCAAGGGTGTGGCTAAGAGACACGGAGTTCCTATAGTGGAGGATGCTCCTTTGGCCGAGGCACTTTCTCCGATACAGGTGGGACAAGAAATCCCCGAAAATTTATACAGAGCGGTTGCGGGTGTTTTTGCTTTCGTACTCAGCCAAAAAGCGGAAGCAAATTAAGGGAATTTGAAAAATGAAAAAATTGAACGTGTCCGAATTGAAGCCGGGTATGAGATTTACAAAGCCCGTCTATCTGGACAAAGAAAATCTGTTCATCACTTCCAATACTCCGATTACTGATTCGGACTTGGAACGTTTGAAAAGATTTGGTATCACTGAGGTATTAACTCATGGTGATATCCTAGTCATCGATGTGGATCCTGAAAGATTGGAAACCCAATTAGAGGATTTTATCATTAGCACCATCGTAGACGAGGACCTTCTTCCTTTGAAGGGGATCTATGATAACCTGAACCGTATTAAGGTACAATTTTCCAATTTATATAAAAACACTTTCGCATTAGTACAAGACGTTTATAGAAAAGTTGCAGACGATAAGGTATTCGATTTTGGTCCAGTGAGAGAACAGGGAGAGGCATTAGCTGACTTTGTAAGGACCCATAATAATCTTTCTTATCTGATCCTTGGAATGAATAACCCAGGGTATTATCTATATAATCAGATTACCACTTCCACATTCTACGCTTTGATTATAGGAAAACTTTTGGACTTTTCCCGTCCTAAAATGGTAGATCTTGCAATTTCCTGTTTAGTAGCGGATGTGGGAATGACCAAAGTTCCTGCAACCATTTCCGAAAAGACGGACCAACTCACCGACGAAGAGTACAAATCCATTTTAAAACATACTATCATAGGTTATCAGGTATTGACCCAAAGGATCAAAATTAAGAATAGCTTGGCGGTTGTGGCTTTACAACACCATGAACGTTTTGATGGAAAGGGTTATCCTCAGAAGATCGCAGCCACTGCAATCGAAGAGAATGCTAGAATTTATGCAATCGCTGATAATTTCTCTGCATTAATTACAAATAGGCCTCATAGACAAAGAGTTCTCCCTCACGAAGCAATCAAGTCCATGATCAGTATGGATGTGGGTAAGTTTGACCTAAAAATCGTGCGCACATTCCTAAACCAAGTCTCCTTGTATCCAGTAGGTTCTTGTGTGGAACTTTCAGACAAAAGAGTAGGGATCGTTCTTGCTGCAAATGCAGACAAACCTTTAAGACCTTCTATCCGTATTATAAAAGACGAATATGGGACTTTTGTGAGAAACTTGGTATTAGTGGATCTGGTGAAAGAAAATCACTTGTTCATTGTCAAAGCCCTCGATCTGCAAGAAGCCACTGCAAATTCTTAAAATTTTTTAGGATCTATACTTTTAGATCCTAAATATTCTCTCCATTCTTCTTTTCAAAAACAGGTCTTTATATGGGATCTGCATCTAAACGAAAAGTGCTAAAAGGAAAAGAAGGAGAAAATATTGCTGCGGAACTTCTTCATGAACAAGGCCATAGGATTTTAGAAAGAAACTTCCGGATCCGAAAGGGAGAAATCGACATAATCAGTGAGAAAGAAAACGTCCTTTATTTTACAGAAGTGAAGTACTGGGCCAGAACTTCTCCGCTTCACCCCTTGGAAATATTCACTCAAGTCAAGATCCGAAGAATGAAAACGGCAGCTCAGTATTATTTGAGCAGGAACGTTTCCTTTAGAGATCATTTTGTCTCCTTCTCCCTGGCCTTAATTACTGAAAAAAGGGAACTGAAATATTATCTTAATCTATTCTAAAACAATCGTTAAGCGATTTGAAAAACGAGTCGATTTTCGAATTGTCTGCGGGTTCTCAAGGATGAGGACCTTAAATCGTTACAAGGAAGTAACTATGAAAAGCATCCAAATTCTCGGCAACTTGGCCGGGTCCGATCCATTCGGGCCAGACCCAGTGATTCTGAGAAAACGAGGAGTTCCAATCAAGAAGCGGAAATTCGAGGACTATAAGAAGAAGATCGAGGACGAAAACTACATTGATTTCGCAATCGATAAGATCGCTATGGAACTCTCGCATTTCCTGTCAAAGTAACCACAAAAATAAAACCGTCGAAAGAACAAATTAGGTTACGGCCCTGTTTTCCGGAGACCATCCGGAATTCAGGAAAACAAGGGCCTCCTCCAAATTCCTCAAAAGAACATCCTCAGAACCTTCTAAATCTGCAATCGTCCTCGCCACTTTTCTAAAATGAGCCGCCTTACGAATGCTGAACTTTTGTTTGTGAACCGCTTTCCAAAAGTTGGATTCACATTCCTTGGAAAGAGGGATCATTCTTTCTACTTCTTCTCCTCTTAATCTTCCATTATAGAGTTTTCCTGTTTCTCTGAATAATCTTCTGCGCTGCATGTCTGCTGCAGACTGGATAGAATCTCGGATCGATTTTAAATTTATGGAAATTTTATCTCCATCAGTACTTCCAGAAAACCCTAGATGATAGAATATTTCGATCCGATCTAAAAACGGTCCGTTAAATGTAGATTGGTAGTTTCTGATACTTGCAACACTACATGTGCATTCTTTTATTAAGCTTTGGTAATATCCACAGGGACAAGGATTGGTAGCGCCAATAAACAAAAAAGAAGCGGGGTAGGTGATAGAACCTCTGATCCTGGAAAGTGTAATCTTTCCTTCTTCCATTGGTTCTCTTAACGCTTGTAAATTTCTAGAATGGAATTCAGATAGTTCGTCTAAGAATAGTATTCCGTTACTGGACAGGGAAACTTCTCCCATTCTTAAACTACTCGAACCCCCAACGAGTGAGATATCTGATGTTGTATGGTGAGGGCTTCTAAACGGCCTTTCTACTTCAGTGTCTGAAAGTATCTCCTGTAAAGAATGTATTCCTAATAATTCTATTCCTTCCTTCTCTTGGATCCTAGGAAGAAATCCGTAAGCCAATTTTGAAAGCATTGTTTTTCCAGCACCCGGTGGACCAGACAGCAAACAATGATGAAATCCTGCACTTGCAATCTGAATCGCTCTTATCGCAGGCAATTGACTTTTATGAAATTCAGATTTCCAAGGAAGAATATCTGATCTGATTTTTATCTCACCTTTTGATTCAGGTTTAATTTCTCCTTTAGCCAGAGAGACCAAATCTTTTAGATGAGAGATTGCATAGATCGGAAATTTTCCGAGTATGGAAGCTTCTTTCCTATTTTCAAAAGGAACAACCGC includes these proteins:
- the rpe gene encoding ribulose-phosphate 3-epimerase; the protein is MKISASILATQLTALANTVPNFKKEGIDLVHMDVMDGNFVPQISFGEAVNKEIKAMTQIPLDVHLMVEKPENHVPKYYELNPYCITFHAETTRFPIRLAQEIKKNGPKVGVSLNPGTPVSALETLLPYIDLVLIMTVEPGFYGQKFVDGGMDKIRKVKSLISNYPIELEVDGGVNDTNIKELSQAGVDICVVGAGLFKSGDPSENGIRLKGLAK
- the rpsP gene encoding 30S ribosomal protein S16; this translates as MVKIRLQRTGAKNNPHYRVVAADARSPRDGKFIDILGHYHPAEVKSQTVLDKEKIIGWLSKGAQPTGTVLNLIKHEGIWAEYKQSLKK
- a CDS encoding KH domain-containing protein; this encodes MEELIRYIVTSLVDHPEEISVKEIEGDEQTVLELRVSPKDVGKVIGKNGRIAKSLRAILTAACIKAGKNFSLEIID
- the rimM gene encoding ribosome maturation factor RimM (Essential for efficient processing of 16S rRNA), translated to MTETRILTGHLGKPFGLKGFVRLVAEDSSVPELKFPLQAILEFPSREPVPIKILKSSIQSGKILLQLEGINSPEEASSLTGGKLYIDRSHFPKSKNEEYYLFELKGLKAISEDGKELGWELVDILENPAHSILVFQTEDSEVLVPYVEKHVGKVILEEGKIVVISPEDWNEI
- the trmD gene encoding tRNA (guanosine(37)-N1)-methyltransferase TrmD, which codes for MKFNFITLFPTKVQAYFSEGLQEKAIQKGVFSVNIVHLRDFSNNKHLKVDDTPYGGGPGMLLKVEPIDLALKSLGEDRGLVILTTPSGIPFDQNVAEKLSKLEKPITLISGYYEGVDHRVTEHLVDIELSLGNYVISAGDLASLCITDAVSRLLPGFLGDRESLEEESHNERDILEYPQYTKPSDYNGWKVPEILLGGNHAAIESWRNANRKKVDPDITRNL
- the rplS gene encoding 50S ribosomal protein L19 produces the protein MKELLKGGLPTEANRTLNFNVGDTVKVHYKIQESGKERVQVYEGVVISISNGGNGKSFTVRRISYDVGVERVFPLYSPRIAKIELVRKGKVRRSKLFFLRERSGKSARIRELKGGKILVAEDRKRQTAEEAKAAAATAETTPAE
- a CDS encoding ribonuclease HII, yielding MLLANFEPEELKFFSDHLPCGIDEAGRGPYAGPLSVGMVSFSPEVLEKIYAGQILKGLNDSKKLSESKRESLFQEIQETAHRVAHAFLSHTYIDRYGINRAVLEGILKCYRKASQAPIESNGRKLLLLIDGNYNFSKYKESEEVKRQSYYYKKGDSRIASIAAASIIAKVKRDRFMKAIAPKFPGYGFEGHKGYGSAGHEEAIRNLGLARIHRRSFTKKFHASDSSTQSD
- a CDS encoding EscU/YscU/HrcU family type III secretion system export apparatus switch protein — protein: MDCVKFGIALKFTPNENKGPKILAKGEGLLGEKIKGVAKRHGVPIVEDAPLAEALSPIQVGQEIPENLYRAVAGVFAFVLSQKAEAN
- a CDS encoding HD-GYP domain-containing protein, whose amino-acid sequence is MKKLNVSELKPGMRFTKPVYLDKENLFITSNTPITDSDLERLKRFGITEVLTHGDILVIDVDPERLETQLEDFIISTIVDEDLLPLKGIYDNLNRIKVQFSNLYKNTFALVQDVYRKVADDKVFDFGPVREQGEALADFVRTHNNLSYLILGMNNPGYYLYNQITTSTFYALIIGKLLDFSRPKMVDLAISCLVADVGMTKVPATISEKTDQLTDEEYKSILKHTIIGYQVLTQRIKIKNSLAVVALQHHERFDGKGYPQKIAATAIEENARIYAIADNFSALITNRPHRQRVLPHEAIKSMISMDVGKFDLKIVRTFLNQVSLYPVGSCVELSDKRVGIVLAANADKPLRPSIRIIKDEYGTFVRNLVLVDLVKENHLFIVKALDLQEATANS
- a CDS encoding YraN family protein; this encodes MGSASKRKVLKGKEGENIAAELLHEQGHRILERNFRIRKGEIDIISEKENVLYFTEVKYWARTSPLHPLEIFTQVKIRRMKTAAQYYLSRNVSFRDHFVSFSLALITEKRELKYYLNLF
- a CDS encoding YifB family Mg chelatase-like AAA ATPase, coding for METCKLTKFLGASLEGMLPFPVSVEINIKRGIPRFLITGLPSTSIKESSDRIRIAIENSGFEYSLQNILVHLAPAGRKKEGTYLDLPIAAGILYLTEQLPSSQKLEQFLFLGELGLDGSVRPLKGILPILSGLANLGFTAAVVPFENRKEASILGKFPIYAISHLKDLVSLAKGEIKPESKGEIKIRSDILPWKSEFHKSQLPAIRAIQIASAGFHHCLLSGPPGAGKTMLSKLAYGFLPRIQEKEGIELLGIHSLQEILSDTEVERPFRSPHHTTSDISLVGGSSSLRMGEVSLSSNGILFLDELSEFHSRNLQALREPMEEGKITLSRIRGSITYPASFLFIGATNPCPCGYYQSLIKECTCSVASIRNYQSTFNGPFLDRIEIFYHLGFSGSTDGDKISINLKSIRDSIQSAADMQRRRLFRETGKLYNGRLRGEEVERMIPLSKECESNFWKAVHKQKFSIRKAAHFRKVARTIADLEGSEDVLLRNLEEALVFLNSGWSPENRAVT